A stretch of the Xiphias gladius isolate SHS-SW01 ecotype Sanya breed wild chromosome 19, ASM1685928v1, whole genome shotgun sequence genome encodes the following:
- the nfu1 gene encoding NFU1 iron-sulfur cluster scaffold homolog, mitochondrial: MATYRQVGRLFGISARLRRPLAGCGYQSARLHWPSHNTGVSNIWRQNPHRVVLGRTMFVQTQDTPNPNSLKFLPGRTVLESGTMNFAGPRDAYCSPLARQLFRIDGVKGVFLGNDFITITKSDANMEWKVIKPDVFAAIMDFFTSGLPVVSEDSKPSADTAPSDDDDEVVAMIKELLDTRIRPTVQEDGGDIVYRGFEDGIVKLKLQGSCTSCPSSIVTLKSGIQNMLQFYVPEVESVEQVKDEEEERDAQV; this comes from the exons ATGGCGACTTACAGACAGGTCGGCAGGTTGTTTGGTATTTCAGCAAGACTTAGGCGTCC TCTTGCTGGCTGTGGATATCAGAGCGCCAGATTACACTGGCCTTCACACAACACTGGAGTCTCGAACATATGGCGACAAAACCCCCATCGGGTTGTTCTGG GAAGGACCATGTTTGTGCAGACTCAGGACACACCAAACCCAAACAGCCTAAAGTTTCTGCCCGGTCGTACAGTTCTTGAATCAGGAACTATGAATTTTGCCGGCCCTCGTGATGCGTACTGCTCACCCTTAGCCAG ACAGTTGTTCAGGATTGATGGAGTCAAGGGTGTCTTCCTGGGCAACGACTTTATTACAATAACAAAG TCGGATGCAAATATGGAATGGAAAGTAATCAAACCCGATGTATTTGCTGCCATAATGGACTTTTTCACCTCTGGACTTCCGGTTGTCAGTGAGGACAGCAAACCTAGCGCAGATACAG CACCatcagatgatgatgatgaagtagTTGCTATGATCAAAGAACTGCTTGATACTCGAATAAG GCCAACAGTGCAGGAAGATGGAGGCGATATTGTGTATCGGGGGTTCGAGGACGGCATCGTTAAACTGAAGCTGCAGGGCTCCTGCACCAGTTGTCCGAGTTCCATTGTTACTTTGAAGAGTGGAATCCAAAACATGCTGCAGTTTTACGTCCCTGAAGTTGAATCAGTGGAGCAg GtgaaggatgaggaagaggagagagatgctCAAGTTTGA
- the c19h9orf78 gene encoding telomere length and silencing protein 1 homolog — protein MPCGKNFRRRRDSSDVEEDETTEEVRSKVEEAKELQSLRKRQNGVSVTALLVGEKLPPEAEIDNDPFKLKTGGVVDMKKVKDRNRDMTEEETDLNLGTSFSAETNRRDEDADMMKYIETELKKKKGLVEAEEQKVKVKNAEDHLYELPENIRVNSAKKTEEMLSNQMLSGIPEVDLGIDAKIKNIIYTEEAKAKLLAEQRNKKKDHGTSFVPTNIAVNYVQHNRFYHEDVNAPQRHHRHREEPKARPLRVGDTEKPGPEASSPPNYRKRPNNEKATDDYHYEKFKKMNRRY, from the exons ATGCCGTGTGGCAAAAACTTTAGGAGGAGAAGGGACTCGTCAGATGTAGAGGAAGATGAGACAACTGAAGAAGTCAG atcaAAAGTAGAAGAAGCTAAAGAGCTTCAGAGTCTGCGGAAACGACAGAACGGAGTGAG tGTGACCGCCCTGTTGGTTGGAGAGAAACTGCCCCCAGAGGCCGAAATTGAT AATGACCCATTTAAACTGAAGACTGGAGGGGTTGTAGACATGAAGAAAGTCAAAGACAGGAACAGGGACAT GACAGAAGAGGAGACAGACCTCAACCTGGGCACCTCTTTCTCTGCTGAAACTAACAGAAGGGACGAGGATGCGGACAT GATGAAATATATTGAGACTgagctaaaaaagaaaaagggctTGGTGGAGGCTGAAGAACAGAAAGTTAAGGTCAAGAATGCAGAGGACCACCTGTATGAGCTGCCCGAGAACATCAGGGTCAACTCTGCCAAGAAGACCGAGGAGATGTTATCCAATCAGATGCTGAGCGGGATCCCTGAAGTCGATCTTGGCATTGA TGCAAAGATAAAAAACATTATCTACACAGAAGAGGCAAAAGCCAAGCTTCTGGCAGAACAAAGGAACAAGAAAAAAGACCACGGCACATCATTCGTACCAACCAACATTGCTGTCAACTACGTCCAGCACAACCGCT TCTATCATGAGGATGTGAATGCACCACAGAGgcatcacagacacagagaagagcCCAAGGCACGACCGCTGCGTGTGGGAGACACTGAGAAACCTGGCCCAGAAG CATCCTCCCCACCCAACTACCGCAAACGTCCAAACAATGAAAAGGCCACAGATGACTACCACTATGAGAAATTCAAGAAGATGAATCGACGATATTGA
- the med22 gene encoding mediator of RNA polymerase II transcription subunit 22 isoform X1 gives MATQRVLPQSKETLLQNYNKRLKDDIRSILDNFTEIIKTAKIEDETQVSRATQAEQDHYEMHVRAANIVRAGESLMKLVSDLKQFLILNDFPSVNDAISLQNQQLRSLQEECDKKLTSLRDEIAIDLYELEEEYYSSSYSQWDSTDLPLCEAYRQRDSWASPGSSCSSTQGDREDVDGPPSQEINPQQHLNGHGTASVEKP, from the exons ATGGCTACTCAGAGAGTGCTCCCTCAAAGCAAAGAGACTCTGCTACAGAACTACAACAAGAGACTGAAAGATGATATCAGGTCCATCCTAGACAACTTCACAGAAATTATCAAAACAGCAAAG ATAGAGGATGAGACACAGGTTTCTCGAGCAACTCAAGCAGAGCAGGACCATTATGAAATGCATGTCAGAGCAGCCAACATT GTACGTGCCGGCGAGTCCCTGATGAAGCTGGTGTCTGATCTGAAGCAGTTCCTGATTCTGAACGACTTTCCCTCCGTGAATGACGCCATCAGCCTCCAGAACCAGCAGCTCCGCTCACTGCAGGAGGAGTGTGACAAGAAGCTCACATCGCTCCGTGACGAGATTGCCATCGACCTGTATGAGCTAGAGGAAGAATATTACTCCTCCAG CTACAGTCAGTGGGACAGCACTGATCTGCCACTGTGCGAGGCCTACCGGCAGCGAGACAGTTGGGCCTCCCCGGGCAGCAGCTGCAGTTCTACCCAGGGTGACAGAGAGGACGTGGACGGACCTCCCTCACAGGAGATAAACCCCCAACAACACCTCAATGGACATGGGACTGCCTCTGTAGAGAAACCGTGA
- the med22 gene encoding mediator of RNA polymerase II transcription subunit 22 isoform X2, producing the protein MATQRVLPQSKETLLQNYNKRLKDDIRSILDNFTEIIKTAKIEDETQVSRATQAEQDHYEMHVRAANIVRAGESLMKLVSDLKQFLILNDFPSVNDAISLQNQQLRSLQEECDKKLTSLRDEIAIDLYELEEEYYSSRYK; encoded by the exons ATGGCTACTCAGAGAGTGCTCCCTCAAAGCAAAGAGACTCTGCTACAGAACTACAACAAGAGACTGAAAGATGATATCAGGTCCATCCTAGACAACTTCACAGAAATTATCAAAACAGCAAAG ATAGAGGATGAGACACAGGTTTCTCGAGCAACTCAAGCAGAGCAGGACCATTATGAAATGCATGTCAGAGCAGCCAACATT GTACGTGCCGGCGAGTCCCTGATGAAGCTGGTGTCTGATCTGAAGCAGTTCCTGATTCTGAACGACTTTCCCTCCGTGAATGACGCCATCAGCCTCCAGAACCAGCAGCTCCGCTCACTGCAGGAGGAGTGTGACAAGAAGCTCACATCGCTCCGTGACGAGATTGCCATCGACCTGTATGAGCTAGAGGAAGAATATTACTCCTCCAGGTACAAGTAG